A stretch of DNA from Roseovarius faecimaris:
CGGTCAACGTCCGATTAGGGCACAGGACGAAGCCGCTGCCGCGGCAATGGCGCTTGTTGCGAGTGTTGCACGATGCTTCAGGGACCGCGCGTTTTGTGATCTGGCTGACTTGTTTGACGATTGAGGTTTCTCAATCGACAGACAGGAGGATTTCATGGTCAGCGAGAGAACCACACCGCTGCGGGAGCGGATGATCGAAGACATGCGTATTCGGGGCCTGGGGAACAAATCCCAGCAGGCGCACATCCGGGCGATCAAGGATTTTGCCGGTTTTCTGGGGCGCTCGCCCGACACGGCGACGCCGGAGGAGCTTCGCGGGTATCAGCTTCACATGACTGACACCGAGGTCACGCCCTCAGTCTACAACAGGCGCATCACCGCTCTGCGTTTCTTTTTCTCGATGACCTGCGGGCGGGATGAGATGAAGCGGTACATGCAGTTTCGCACAGAACCGCGCAAACTACCTGCGGTGCTCAGCGTCGAGGAAGTTTCTGATCTTCTGGCGGTCGCCCCCGGTCCGGGGCTCAAGTACCGCGCGGCGCTCAGCATTTCCTATGGCGCGGGGCTTCGGGCCTCCGAGGTCTGCAATCTCACCACCGGCGATATCGAAAGTGATCGGATGCTGATCCATGTTGTGCAAGGTAAGGGGCGGAAGGATCGCAAGGTGATGCTGTCGCCCGGATTGCTCGACCTTTTGCGCGACTATTGGTGCGAGGCACGCCCCGATCAGGGCACGGGCCGAAGACTTGCTGCCGGTTGAGTACTTCCACGTGGTCTTCACTCTCCCGTAGCCGACGTCCCTGTCGGTCGTGGAGGCATGCCCTCGTTTTCAGCAGCATGGATTGACGCCATGTCACGTGCACCTAGACGCGCCGGGTTCCGGTCCAGGACATCCCTGTCAGACTGGGGCGTCCGGCGCCCCGAATAGAGATGTCGCATATGTGCTGCAGAGACCCCGTCGGCCTCCATCACGAGGCGCACCATCGGATCAGCCAGCATTTCCTCAAGGAAGAAGTCGGACAACGCTCTGCCCGTCAGCTTGTCCCTGGCGCGGGCATAGTCCAGATCGGCAAGGGAAAGGGTCAGAGACCGCGCAAGCCCCGGATGCGATGTCCGGGGATGAAGTTTCACCAGGACTGAGGCTTTCCAGGCTGCAGGATTCTGTTGATCCGGGGGTGAAACCAACTCCGTTTCGATCTCGTACTCTCCCGCCGGGAGCGTCTCGTCAAAGCCTGGAACGGTGAACGGTCGGGAAAAAACCGCAACGGTCTTGCTCGTCAGTTCTTCCATTGGCGTGATCCTCTCCCTTGTTGCTGCGGGTGGTCCGCGCCCCAGTTAAGAATGGGGCGCGTGGCCTGTGAACGTCTCAAGATGTCTTGGATTTCGCTAGCGCATCCTCGCCGGCGGCCTTCGACTCGTTCTCCTTGGCTGGGGTCTTCGCGGTCTCCGCGGGCTTCGGCTTCATTGCGGCCGCAGCCCTGGCGGTCAGGTCCTTGAAGGACATATCATCGATCCTATGATTGGCCGGCGCCAACTCCTCGTCCATGTCGGACCGGGATGCCTGGCATCGATACTATCTATATAGGGGCTGGCGACCCGATTTACGATGGCGCGCCGCCAAGAAGACAAAGATCACACCAGATCGTCAGTCCAAACCTTGAACTCCGTCAGCGTGTTCTGACCAAATGTCTGGGTCAGAGGGACGTCAGCGGCATCGCGGCCCCGCGCGATCAGAATTCTCGCAAACTTAGGCTTGTTGTTCCGCGGGTCGAACATGTGCCATTCACCAGCGAGAAAGACCTCCATCCACGCCGCAAAGTCCCCGGGCGGATGAGGCAGAGGTTCACCGATGTCGCTCAGATATCCGGTGCAGTAGCGTGCCGGAATATTCATGCAGCGGCACAAGGCGATGGCGAGGTGAGCAAAATCACGGCAGACGCCCTGTCGCTCGGCCATTGACTGCGATGCGGTGCGCGTCGCTTTCGCCTGCATGTAGTCGAAGCGGACATGCCCATGCACGAAATCGCAGATCGCCTGAACGCGTGACCATCCCGGGTCCGTGGTCTCGAAAAGACGCCACGCCTCCTCCGAAAGAAGATCGGTATCGCAATACCGGCTGCCCCGAAGAAACACGAGGGTCTCGAAAGGCAGATCCTGGACCGCGTGCTGCTGCGCGCCAGGGGACGCGGGATCGGGTCGGCCATAGTCGCGGAAGATGCCATCCGTTGACAGCGCGAAGTCGCCCGCCGGAGCCAGGAGGCGCGTACACCAGTTGCCGAAGCCGTCGCGGTAGCTTTCGAGCGGCACGCTTGGCGACGTCACGAGGTAATCGGCACGCTCCAGATCGCCAAAGCGCGAGTAGTGGACGTTCAGCATCGCAATCAGCGGCGTCGGCTGCGGGAAGCTGTATCGCAGACGACACCCGATGCTGACCCGCATGCCAGACACACGGCCGCGCCTGGTCATGTCATGAGTATCTTGCAAGGATGAGCGTTCCGAGGCATCGGGCCGGTGCCATCCTGCGCAAGGACGGGGAAGGCCAGGGACGCTATCACTCCAGCCACGATGGTCAGCCTCGAGATCAACCTTGCCAGCGGGTGTCTCATCGCCGCTTGCTCCTTGGCGGACCAGAGTCCGCCGGTTGCAGCGCGAGTCTTCGATAGCCCAAGCGTGAGCGTTCCAGTCAGCCGTCGCGTGGGCGCGGGCGGCGGCGGGGAGCCCCTGGAATTCGATCTGGATGGCATTCCTTCGTTCTCGGCCACCTGGATCGCGAAGTCCGGCGGAACTGTCCGATGAGTACGACCGGTCATCGGGGCGACAACTTGTGCAGGGCCGCAGCGGCAAGAGCATGTTCCTTCTGGTGGTAGTCGCCGCGGAACTTGCCATCGACCTCCACCTCCCAGGTGCCGTTCCTTTCGCGCACCTGAACTCCACCGCGGTGCGGTGGCCAGTTCATGGAAGACCCCATTTCTCCTCTGCCTTTCGCCGACACGGGTTTCTTGTCGGTCAATTTCGACTCCTTCGCGATGGGCGCGCGCTCCTCTCCGAGAAGCATCACGGCGCGAATGAATTCTTCCGCGTAGTCGTCGGTTTCGCGGTAATCGTGTTCGTGCGGCACCATGCGCATCGGTTCCACGAACCGTTCTCGGAGGTGGTCGACGAAACGCGGCTCGGTACGTGCCATGTAAGCGATCAGGGCCTGCAGAATCCGTTCATGGGCCAACACGCGCCGTTCAAGATCGGTCGTCTCTGCTGCCGTCCTGGTTAGATGTTTCACTGATGTCATAGCGTATTGTCCTCCTCGCTGCGCGGTTCGACGCTGGATGTCGTGTGTTCGAGCGAGGCAGGCAGTCCTTCGCCTCGTCGCGATCCAACTCTTGCCATACACCTACCAGCCAAGCGCAAATCGTGTGCTGACGCAGATTAGGGGCACGGAAATTAAGTGGGTGTGTCTCGCTTGGAAGCGGAAAAAAGCCTGGGCAATCCACGTGCCATGACCAAGAAACTATTGCCCCAGCTCGACATCTGTGCGTGTCACGATTGGCGTCGAGGGGTCTTGCGCTGGTCGGGCCCTGCCGGTTGATGCCACGCCACCGTCGTCCGGGACGCTGCCCGGATCGCGGACGGGGTCTGCCTCGCCCTGCATGCCGCGCAGGAACTGGAACAGATCGCTGTCCGTCGTCAGGACAAGCGTCGTGTCATCCGAGATCATGTCGCCGTAGGCCTGCATGGTTCGGGTGAAATCGTAGAATTCGACCGAAACGGCATCGACATTGTAGGCGCCCGCATAGATTGCTGCTGCTGCGGCATCGGCGGCACCGCGGATTTCCTCGACAGCGCGATAGGCTTCGGACTGGATCTTGTTCAGATCCCGCACCCTGTTGCCTTGAATACGGGCCGCTTCACCGTTGCCTTCGGACAGGAATCTTTCGGCGATCTGCCGGCGTTCCGAGATCATGCGGTCATAGATCTTGGGTCGCACGCTCTCATTGTAGTTTATGCGCTTGAAACGAATGTCGAGAAGCTCAATCCCGAAGACGCGCACCTTCTCCGCCGCCGCCTCGAAGATCTGCTGCTCGACCAGCGCCCGCCCCTTCGTGATGGGAACCAGTGCGCCAATGTCCTGCGCAAGCTCCTGATCAGTCAGAAGCGTGTCCCGAAGCGGCGTCCGGCCCCTGGTCGTGCGCACAATCTCGATGAGTTCGTGCTTGGCGACGGCGTTCCGCGTCTCGCTACCGAGGATATCATCGAGGCGCGACTGGGCGCTGCGCTCGTCGCGCAGGCGCAGAAAGTACTGCAGAGGATCGGTGATCTTCCAGCGCGCGAAGAGATCGACCGAGATATAGAGCTTGTCTTTGGTGGGCATGTCCGATGGCGAGCCGTCCCACTCCAGAACCCGGCTGTCGATCCGGTTAACCTCCTGAACGAAGGGGAGTTTTATCTTAAGACCGGCCTCGGTGATCGGCGCGCCGACCGGTTTGCCGAACTGGGTGATGATGGCTTGCTCCACCTCCCCGACCGTGTAGATCGCGGATGATGCAGCGGCGAGACCGGCGACGGCGATCCCGGCGGTAATGGTCGAAATGGTCTTCATGGTTGCTCTCCTGTCTGTCGATCCAGGTTCAAAAGCGGCAGGATGCTTGCCGTGGACCCGTCGACAATGATCTTGGAGCCAATTCCCGGCAGAACATCCTGCAGGGTTTCGATGTAGATCCGGCGCCGGGTAACTTCGGGCGCCAGACGGTATTCCGTCAGGAGCGCCGTGAAGCGTGCCGCATCGCCCTCGGCTTCATTGATCCTCCTCAAGCGATAGCCATCGGCTTCGCGGATGCGCTGGTCCTTTTCGCCTTCGGCCAGAGGTATGACGCGGTTGTATTCGCGGCGGGCCTCGTTGATGATCCGCTCCTTCTCTTGTTGTGCCTGGTTGACCTCGTTGAACGAGGCCTGAACCGGCTGGGGCGGATTGATGTTCTTCAGCTGTACCTGATCGATGCTGATGCCCATCGCGTATTTGGTCGCGAGCGCCTGCATCTTCATCAGGGCTTCGCTTTCGATTTCCTGGCGCCCGACGGTGATCACCTCGTCGACTGTGCGGTCTCCCACAACTTCGCGCATGACGGACTCCGAGACGTAACGCAGGGTCGCGCTTGGCTCGCGCACTTCAAACAAGAACTTCCGGGGTTCGGAAATCCGGTACTGCACCACCCACTCCACGAGCGCGGCGTTGAGATCGCCAGTCACCATCTCGGTCTCGCGGCGACCGTCCGTCGGGCTCTGATAGGGATCGGAGGCACCCGGAGTCGTGAACCCGAACTCTTGTTTCAGCTGGCGCTTGACCGGGACCAACGTGGTCACGTCGATCCCGAACGGGATCTTGAAGTGCAGCCCCGGAGGGACCTCGGCCGAGTACTTCCCGAACCGTTGGACAATCGCGACGGAGTCGCTCGGCACGGTGTAATATGAGGACCACGCCCCAAACGCCGCAAGCGCAATGGCGGCCCCGATTGCAAGACGCTTCACCGGTGGCAGACCGTCCGGCAGGATGCCGTGCAGCCGATCCCGACCCCGCCTGAGAATTGCGTCAACCTCAGGGGGAACGCGGGTCTGCTTGTTTTTCCAAGGTCCGCGATCTTCCGGTCCATTGTTATCAGAAGGCATCGCAAGCTCCTATTTCGGTTTTGGCACTCGGTGCGATGCCTGGCTCGCGCGTTTGACGGTGCGAACCGTTTTGCGCCATCACATCGTCGGCTCTGAACAGCATGACCTCAGAGTTCCAGTTCCTTCAGGCAGGCTTGCGCAATGTCTCGGTCTGGGGCATCGGTTCCTGGCATCGTCGCCCAGCCGGCTGTCATGAGAGCGTCGCGCCTCTGGTAGGTTGAGGCTGCCCGGATCGTTGCAAGCTTGTCCACCCGAGCCGGGTCTGACCGCGCCATGTCGAGGCAGACCGGTACCATTGAGGCGACGACATCATTACGGGACATCGCCACCGCCCGGTCATTCGAAGTGCCGCCGGTCACCCAGCCACCCCATGTAAATCCGACGACGCCGACAAAGACAGCACCGATCACGGCACCATAGATGCCGGGTTTGAGCCATTCGGGAGTATTCATTTCAAGTCCTCCTGCGGAGAAGGCGCCGCCTCGCCGTGATTGTTCTTCTCAGTCGCGGCCCGATCCCGGCTCAGCGCCTCTTTCACGTCGCTGTCGGAAATCGCACGTAACTCGGTACGTCCCGCATGACCGCCCCTTCCGCGCACCGTCAGGTAGGTCGCCGTCCGTCTATAGGCCTCGAAGCTTAGCCCCTGGAGAAGCTCTTCTTCGACGAGAACCTCGTAGTCGCCCGCGGGCAAATCGCCCGGGTATCCCGGCAAGGTGAACGGGTTTGAAAACGTCACCGTCGATCTGGTCGACCGCATGTTCATCTCTGGTCTCCGCGATGTTGGCAGATCCGTCGCTCACCACTGTTGACGGCCCCTTGGAGTCCGGGACGGACCAGTCGAACGATTTAGTATCTTGTACCTCGGGATCGTCCGACTGGTGCTGACGCATGTTAGTCCCGGGCACCGAACCGGCTGCGACCCCGTCCTTTGGTCAGTCGCCCACACTGACCTGTGTAAGGGCGGCGAGACCGACCTGCGCGTATCCTTTGGGAAACAGGGGCGATCTGCGTTCCTGCAACCCTTGAAAGGATTGGCGATGGCCGACCCCAATGTTCTCAACCCGCACCCGCCCGAGTTCGATCGGTTTCTTCATGCGTCCGTCGGCGAGGACCGGAACGGCTATGCCGTGACAGTCCTTTCCACGCTTGCGCGGCTCGGTCTCGATCCATGGAACGAAACAGCTGAACTGGTCACGCTGGGACACGACGCCGCGCGCGCGCGGTTGGAAACGCTGCTTGCCCGGTTTCAGGATGTTCCCTCACTTGCAAGCGATCATGGCAGGGTCGCACGTGACTTGAGCCAGCTGCTTCCTGAAGGCCGGACGTCAGGTGCCCTGCAGCGCGCTGCCTCGACGGTGGCCGATGGCCGCCCGGGAACAAGCGGCGCGATCTGGGCGGTGCTCGCGATCATCTTTGTGCTGTTTCAGATGTTCATGGTTGGCGGGTCGGGGTCAGGCGAATGACCGTCTCAACCGCGACCGCGAGGAGACCGGCACATGCAGCGCACAAGTCCGGTACGCTTTCTCCACACGAACAGGGCATACTCTGGGAAATGGAGGAACACTTCTGGACCAGTGGCGCCGACAGTGCGCAGGCGACCACAGCAACCAACGCCGTTATGGTCTTCCCCTATCCGCCCGGCATCCTCCAGGGCGACCAGATCTGGCCCCATCTTCGCGAAAGGACCGGCTGGCGTTCCGTCGTCATGGCCGAACGGCGCGTGACGCGATGCGGTGACATCGCGATCCTCACTTACCGGGTCTCGGCTGAAAAAACCGACGTGCCGATCTACAAAGCGCTTTGCGCCTCAACGTACCTCAACGATGAGGACACCTGGCTGAGGATTTCCCACCAGCAAACTGTGGTGATTTAAGAACCGCAGAGGCAATCGACCTGCCGCGGGCGCCGGGACTAACCTGCGTCAGTGCGGCGAGGCCCTGGCACGGTTAGATGAGACGTGCCCGCCGAATATTTGGTGGCGCATCTTTTTCCGAGTACCCGAGAAGCGTGTGGGCGTGCCGATCCCCAAAGGGTCGGCATGTCGGCGCGCTTCTTATTCTCGGAACGTTCAGGAAAGGACAATTCCAATGACTCCCGAACAGAACAAGACTGCCGAGAAGATGACCTCCGTGAAGGCCGCGTGGGACAAGGCGCCCGCTGGTCCGAAGAAGGACGCGGCGCTCAGGCACTACGAGGCAGCCGAGAAGGCGAACACGGCGAAGAACGACGCCGAGACCAACAAGGAACTCGATGCGGCGAGCGAGAAGCTCTCGTGACATCCGACACCTGATGCAAACCTTGGCCGCCCCTCGCTTTGCGGAGGGCGGCCCTCTCATTTCAGGAGCGGGCCGCTCTGATCCAGATACGCCGGATCGAACTCGGCAAGTTCCACCAGCCCCTCATAGTCGTGAAACGTCACGCGGCCGTCCCGAAAGGTCACCAGTCCGTTCTCGCGAAGCTGCCGCAGGACGCGGTTCACGTGAATCGCACTAAGCCCCAAGGCATCTGCCAGGTGATACTGGGTCAGCGGGCAATCATACCCATCCTCAGTCCCCATGCCCACCAGCGCAAGCCGCGATCCCAGCTCCAGCAGGAAATGCGCCATGCGGGCGTCAGCATCACGCCTGCCGATCCCGACGAGATGCTCCACGACCATCGCCTCGTCCCTTGACGCTGCCCAGAGTATGGCGGTCGCCAAGCGAGGGGTCCGGGCGAACGCTTCCAACAGGTCGCTTGTCAGCACTTCGGCTGCCTCGATGTCCACGATGGGTTCGAAGCTGTGGTCCGACGTGCGCAACAGGACGCTGCGCAATCCCAGAAAATCTCCTGGCACCTGGAAATCCACGATCTGCCGGGTCCCGTCGGCCTGCAGTTTGTAGGAACAGACCCAACCCGCGGACAGAATATACGCGGCCTGAGCCGACTGGCCCTGATGCACCATATCACGCCCCGCGACGAAGGAGCGGCGACGCTGATGCAGTCGTTCAAGCACGGCCAGCTCGACCTCCGACAAAGCGACAAAGGCCGAAAGTTTGCGGGTCAGGGGGCTGTGTTCAACTGATGTCATGTGGCCTCCCGGCGTGTCGTGACCCAAGAGCAGAAATCGGCTCGGACACTGCTCTGGATCAGTCCAGCATAGAGCAATTCCTGCGAGATGTACGGATACATCTGAGTCTCACCTTCTCTCAGGTTCACGATGCCAAGGAAGGAAACTCAGATGTCCACCGCAAGCGAACATGCAGGCCAGGCCGCCCTATCGATCTGCGAGGCGCTCCTGCTTGCCATGAACGATCGCGGGTTGCTGCCGGAGCATGAGATCGTGGGGGTTCTTCGCGACGCCGCGGCGACCCATGAGAACGCGGTCGGTACCGAACTCGAAATGGAAAGGCACCGGGCCGTCGCCGAAATGATCAACACGATCATCGCTGGCGGGAACTCTGTTCGACGCCCGTGAACCGCTCGGGCGGCGGTGTCGATCCGAATTCTCGGAGTGGAGACCGAATAGGATACCGCGGACTTGCGCGCAACGCAGCTAAGCATTTGACCCGGCCCGTTTCGCCAACGAAACCTCGACAAGGAGAACGTCGATGTCATTCACTCCACTCCACGACCGGGTTCTTGTTCGTCGCATTGAAGGCGATGAGACGACGAAGGGAGGTCTCATCATTCCCGATACCGCTAAGGGGAAACCTCAAGAAGGCGAAGTCGTCTCCGTTGGCGCGGGCGGAAGACGCGAGGACGGCGAGCGCATCCCGATGGACGTGAAATCCGGCGACCGGATCCTGTTTGGAAAATGGTCTGGATCAGAGATCAAACTCGATGGCGAAGACTTTATGATCATGAAGAAGAGCGACATTCACGGCGTGATCGCATGAGTCCATAATCCCTCATTGCACCCTCAGTCCAAGGAACCCAAGAAATGTCCGCAAAAGAAGTTCGGTTTAGTACCGACGCCCGCGACCGCATGCTGAAAGGCATCAACACTCTGGCCAACGCCGTGAAGATCACCCTTGGACCCAAGGGCCGGAACGTCATTCTCGATAAATCCTGGGGTGCGCCACGCATCACCAAGGATGGTGTGACCGTTGCCAAGGAAATCGAGCTGTCGGATCATTTCGAGAATATGGGAGCGCAGATGGTCAAGGAAGTCGCGCAGCGCACCAATGACGAGGCTGGCGACGGCACCTCGACCGCCACCGTGCTCGCCCATGCGATTGTCCGGGAGGGCATGAAGTCGGTCGCGGCCGGCATGAACCCGATGGATCTCAAGCGCGGGATCGACAAGGCCGTTGCCGCGGTTGTCGCCGAGATCAAGACAATGTCCCGACCGGTCGGCGACAGCGACGAGATCGCGAAGGTCGGCTCCATTTCGGCAAACGGAGAGGTCGCGATCGGCCGCCAGATCGCCGATGCGATGGCCAAGGTCGGAAATGAAGGCGTGATCACCGTCGAGGAGAACAAGGGGCTGGAGACCGAGACTAAAGTGGTCGAGGGCATGCAGTTCGACCGCGGCTATCTGAGCCCCTATTTCATCACGAACGCGCAGAAGATGGTCGTCGAGCAGGATGACTGCGTCATCCTGCTTCACGAAAAGAAACTGACCACCCTCGCATCCATGGTGCCTCTGCTCGAGGCGGTGATGGAGGCCGAAAAGCAACTTCTGATCGTGGCCGAGGACATCGAGGGCGACGCGCTGGCGATGCTGGTCGTCAACAAGCTGCGCGGCGGCTTGAAGGTGGCGGCCGTCAAGGCGCCCGGCTTCGGGGATCGCCGCAATGCGATGATGGAAGACCTCGCCGTGCTGACGGGCGGTCAGGTGATTTCCGTGGATATGGGCACCAAGCTGGAGAATGTCACCATGGACATGCTCGGCACGGCGAAGAAGGTCGCAATCACCAAGGATCACACGACGATCATCGACGGTGCCGGCGAGAAGGACGCGATCGCGGCGCGCGTCACCCAGATACAGGCGCAGATCGAGGACACCACCTCGGACTACGACAAGGAGAAACTGCAGGAAAGTCTGGCCAAGCTTGTCGGCGGCATTGCCGTGATCCGGGTCGGCGGGGCAACTGAGATCGAGGTGAAGGAGCGCAAGGACCGCGTCGACGACGCGCTGAACGCCACCCGCGCTGCGGTTCAGGAAGGTGTCGTGCCCGGCGGCGGCGTGGCCCTGGTTCATGCCGGCAAGGTGCTGGCGACGCTGAAGGGCGAGAACGGCGATCAGAATGCCGGCATCAAGATCGTCCGGCGCGCGATCCAGGCACCATTGCGCCAGATTGCCGAAAATGCCGGGGTCGACGGATCGGTCGTTGTTGGCAAGGTCATCGAGAACGACAGCCGGAGCTTCGGTTTCGACGCGCAAGCCGAGGAGTACGTCGACATGCTGAAGGCCGGCGTTATCGATCCGACGAAAGTCGTTCGGATCGCACTGGAAAACGCCGCGTCCATTGCCGGGCTATTGATCACGACCGAGGCGATGGTCGCGCAAAAGCCCGAAAAGGGCGGCGCCGGTAACGAAATGGCCGATATGGGTGGAATGGGCGGAATGATGTGAATGGGCGGGGCCTGTGCGCAGGAGCCTCGGGACGAGAAATCACATTCCCGATGGACATGAACACCGATCTAGTCAGCACAATAATTCACAATAGGAGAAACGGAAATGACCAAAGGCAACAAGCAACGCGGCAACCGCGAAGCGAAAAAGCCTAAGAAGGTGAAGGAAAAGGTCGTTGCAACAGCCGACTTCACGAAGGGCAAAACCTTGACCAATCTAGGCGAGCACAAGAAGAAATAGGTAGAGGGCCAAGTGATTGGCTATCAGTGAATATTGGCTATCACTGAATACGGAGCCTGATGGCGGCGGGAGACGACGCGCATAACACTTTGGCAGAGCTTCCGCTGCGCAAGGCTGCACCTATGAGACGAGAAGCACCGGAGATTTCTTTCATTCGCGGGGGCCCGGACGCTTGCCGCCTGAGCCGTACGCGACGCGGCTGAGGCGCCGGCAACTGCGTCTCGTGGTCAACGCATCCGCGTTGCGATGACAAAGACTCTGTCGACCCGAAAAGGTATGCTTCTCCCGTGATCGATA
This window harbors:
- a CDS encoding transglutaminase-like domain-containing protein — its product is MRVSIGCRLRYSFPQPTPLIAMLNVHYSRFGDLERADYLVTSPSVPLESYRDGFGNWCTRLLAPAGDFALSTDGIFRDYGRPDPASPGAQQHAVQDLPFETLVFLRGSRYCDTDLLSEEAWRLFETTDPGWSRVQAICDFVHGHVRFDYMQAKATRTASQSMAERQGVCRDFAHLAIALCRCMNIPARYCTGYLSDIGEPLPHPPGDFAAWMEVFLAGEWHMFDPRNNKPKFARILIARGRDAADVPLTQTFGQNTLTEFKVWTDDLV
- the hflC gene encoding protease modulator HflC produces the protein MKTISTITAGIAVAGLAAASSAIYTVGEVEQAIITQFGKPVGAPITEAGLKIKLPFVQEVNRIDSRVLEWDGSPSDMPTKDKLYISVDLFARWKITDPLQYFLRLRDERSAQSRLDDILGSETRNAVAKHELIEIVRTTRGRTPLRDTLLTDQELAQDIGALVPITKGRALVEQQIFEAAAEKVRVFGIELLDIRFKRINYNESVRPKIYDRMISERRQIAERFLSEGNGEAARIQGNRVRDLNKIQSEAYRAVEEIRGAADAAAAAIYAGAYNVDAVSVEFYDFTRTMQAYGDMISDDTTLVLTTDSDLFQFLRGMQGEADPVRDPGSVPDDGGVASTGRARPAQDPSTPIVTRTDVELGQ
- the hflK gene encoding FtsH protease activity modulator HflK, with translation MPSDNNGPEDRGPWKNKQTRVPPEVDAILRRGRDRLHGILPDGLPPVKRLAIGAAIALAAFGAWSSYYTVPSDSVAIVQRFGKYSAEVPPGLHFKIPFGIDVTTLVPVKRQLKQEFGFTTPGASDPYQSPTDGRRETEMVTGDLNAALVEWVVQYRISEPRKFLFEVREPSATLRYVSESVMREVVGDRTVDEVITVGRQEIESEALMKMQALATKYAMGISIDQVQLKNINPPQPVQASFNEVNQAQQEKERIINEARREYNRVIPLAEGEKDQRIREADGYRLRRINEAEGDAARFTALLTEYRLAPEVTRRRIYIETLQDVLPGIGSKIIVDGSTASILPLLNLDRQTGEQP
- a CDS encoding Crp/Fnr family transcriptional regulator, whose protein sequence is MTSVEHSPLTRKLSAFVALSEVELAVLERLHQRRRSFVAGRDMVHQGQSAQAAYILSAGWVCSYKLQADGTRQIVDFQVPGDFLGLRSVLLRTSDHSFEPIVDIEAAEVLTSDLLEAFARTPRLATAILWAASRDEAMVVEHLVGIGRRDADARMAHFLLELGSRLALVGMGTEDGYDCPLTQYHLADALGLSAIHVNRVLRQLRENGLVTFRDGRVTFHDYEGLVELAEFDPAYLDQSGPLLK
- a CDS encoding co-chaperone GroES produces the protein MSFTPLHDRVLVRRIEGDETTKGGLIIPDTAKGKPQEGEVVSVGAGGRREDGERIPMDVKSGDRILFGKWSGSEIKLDGEDFMIMKKSDIHGVIA
- the groL gene encoding chaperonin GroEL (60 kDa chaperone family; promotes refolding of misfolded polypeptides especially under stressful conditions; forms two stacked rings of heptamers to form a barrel-shaped 14mer; ends can be capped by GroES; misfolded proteins enter the barrel where they are refolded when GroES binds), producing MSAKEVRFSTDARDRMLKGINTLANAVKITLGPKGRNVILDKSWGAPRITKDGVTVAKEIELSDHFENMGAQMVKEVAQRTNDEAGDGTSTATVLAHAIVREGMKSVAAGMNPMDLKRGIDKAVAAVVAEIKTMSRPVGDSDEIAKVGSISANGEVAIGRQIADAMAKVGNEGVITVEENKGLETETKVVEGMQFDRGYLSPYFITNAQKMVVEQDDCVILLHEKKLTTLASMVPLLEAVMEAEKQLLIVAEDIEGDALAMLVVNKLRGGLKVAAVKAPGFGDRRNAMMEDLAVLTGGQVISVDMGTKLENVTMDMLGTAKKVAITKDHTTIIDGAGEKDAIAARVTQIQAQIEDTTSDYDKEKLQESLAKLVGGIAVIRVGGATEIEVKERKDRVDDALNATRAAVQEGVVPGGGVALVHAGKVLATLKGENGDQNAGIKIVRRAIQAPLRQIAENAGVDGSVVVGKVIENDSRSFGFDAQAEEYVDMLKAGVIDPTKVVRIALENAASIAGLLITTEAMVAQKPEKGGAGNEMADMGGMGGMM